TCACAACAGATCACGGGACAATTAGGGTTAAAAAACCAAGCAAGATAATTGGTGACCGCAACACGAACACAAACTTAAGATACAAACAAGGTAAAAACCTCAATTACATAGAAAAGGATGTATTTGTAATCAAAAACCCTTTGGAAGCACAGTTACCTCGAGTACATGTCAGCTCGACTTATGTATTCGCCAAGGAAGATACATATTTTGTATATCCGAATAATTATAATCAGTTTGTTAACTATTTCAATGGAACATTTCAGCATGGAGGTATATCCTTGGAAGAAATGATTATTCCATTTATCACCTACAGTCCAAAATAATTCAAAAATATAATGGAGTTTAAAGTTGCTAATCCTGAAGCTTTGCCTGATGCTGCCAAATGGCTAATAGACAATGCAGGCGACAAAAGAGTATTTGTTTTTCAAGCACCAATGGGTGCCGGAAAAAACTACATTTATAAAAGCAATATGTGATTTTCTGAACGTTGAGGATAGTACTTCTAGCCCAACTTTTTCCATTGTAAATGAATATAGCTCAGCGCAAGGGCCAATTTATCATTTTGATTTCTATCGATTGAAAAATGAACAAGAGGCTTTTGACTTAGGGTATGAGGAATATTTTTATTCCGACAACTATTGTTTTATTGAATGGCCAGAGAAAATCCCTAATTTAATTCCTGAAGACGCAGCCATAGTTCAAATAGAAGTGGCTGATGACCAGAGCAGAACGATAAAATTGAAATAATTTCTTATTCTGTTGCAACCCTTTTAGGCCAACCCGCGTCTTACAATAAACCAGATTACATTGGAGCCTAATAAAGTGATACATATATGGGAGAGATGCAAGTCGAATGAACGACAGGCTCAATCGGAGCTGTATAATTTATTTGCATCCAAGATGTACGCGTTGTGCTTGCGATACGCAAGAGACCAAGATGAAGCAAACGACATGCTACAGAATGGATTTATCAAGGTCTTTAGCAAATGTGAAATGTATGAAGGTAAAGGTTCATTGGAAGGTTGGATACAAAGAGTCATGGTCAACACGGCTATAGAAAGCCTCAGAAAGAACAAGATCCAATTTCTTTCAACAGATCAATTGACTGCTAGGGAAATGGAGTTCTCAAGTACAGCTTCATTAAATCACCTGGACTACAAAGATCTACTGAACCTTATTAAAAGACTTCCGATGGGATATCGGACGGTATTTAATCTGTACGTCATAGAGGGGTACAATCACAAGGAGATTTCAGAAATGCTGAACATATCAGAAGGCAGTTCAAAATCTCAGCTCTCAAGAGCAAGAAATTGGCTAAAAGAGCGTATTCAAAAAATGGAGGAATTAGGAATATGAAAGATCAAGATCTAGACAAAATGTTTTCTGATAGCCTGAAAGAACAAGAAGCAACTCCACCTGCTTCAGTATGGCAGGGAATTGAATCCAAGCTGGACGAAACTAAGGTAATTCCAATGAAACCTAAGCTGAATTGGCAGGTTTGGGCAATTGCTGCTTGCTTATTAATCGCTCTTGGAATCGGCCTGAATATGCCTGATCGAATACTCAATAATGAAACTGTTCAACCTCAGTTAGCAAGCAAAGAAGTAAATCAAGTGGAAAAACTTCCAAATGAAGATCAGCAGAAATTGGAATTGCCTTCGGCAACCATCATTCAGCCAGTTGAAAAAGTGATTTCACAGAGGAATGAATCAGTTTTAGCCGAATCTAAGAATCCCGCAGCTGAAAGTACGATAGCTATTGTAAAAACTATAGCAAAAACTGACGAGGAGAAACTAGATAGATTAGCTGATTCTGGAAACAGGTTAGCCTTGAGTGAAACGAAGAAATCTTATGAAAAGATTGCTCCAGCTAGTGAAATGGAAGTTATTAATGCCATCGAATTAAACGAAATTGACCAAAACAAGGTTGAACTGAGTGCCATAGAGGTTGCTCCTATCCAACCATTGGTAAACATTATTGAAAACGAAGATGTCATGTATGCAGAAGTCAAACAGCAGCCGAAAAAGAAACAAACCATTTTCACCAATATTTTAAACAACATTGCCGAAAACATAAACCCATCAAATAAAACTGTCAAATTCAGCAGTGATGACGAGGGTACCATAAAAGTAGATTTATTTAACAGTATTGCAAAAACCAGAAGATAACATGAATATTAAAAACTATTTATTGACCATTGCTTCAATAGCATTTATTGGGAGTAGCGCATCTGCACAGATCGTTTATAAAAAGGAAAAAAATGACTCTACAGACAGCAAATCCAATTCTTTGAGTATCGGTAAAGTAGATGAGGAGGATAAGGATTCCATCAAAAAGGAGATATCCTACCCAAGATCTTATGGAGGGATTACCTTTACACGTGTTGACTGGGGTTTCTCAAGGTTATCTGACGAGGGTAGTTTCACATTATCTGAAGAAAATCAGTTCATGAGCTATAAAAGATCATCAAACTTTGGTTTTGATATTGCTCAATATGGAATCAGGTTTTCAGATCAGTTTAAAGTTTATTTATCAGCAGGATTTGAGTGGAATTATTGGAGATTGAAGCAGAATATCCAATTATTGGAAAACACCTCTCCAATAGATTATGTGGAGTTGGATGAGTCTGCGAACTATTCTAAAAATGTAATTACATCTACTTACTTAAGGTTACCCCTTTCATTTGAACTAAGAAGCAAACAATTGGAAAATGGAAAACGTGTAAAATTGGCATTCGGTGCAATGACAGGGATTTTGCTTAAAGGAACACAACGCTTAAAAAGTGATGCAAATGGCAAGCAGAAATTCAAGGACAATTATAACTTACAGACTTTTCAGTACGGTGCTTTTGTGAGGATAGGATATGATAATCTAGGTTTGTTTGCTAAATATTATATGAATGATTTGTTTGAGAAAAGCCCTGAACAAGAAGGTCTGAGAAATCTAACATTTGGATTAACCCTAGGTTTTTAATAGCAAAAACGATTCATAAACTGTATTTTTGTGTCGGGTTCAAAAAACCCGACATTTTTTATGGCTCAACAATCTAACTCTTGTCAATATATATTTTCTGATGTCCAAAAGCCTGATCTTCCATTGATCCATGGATCGGATGTGTCGACTGTTTTTGACGGGAAAGTGCTGGTTACGGCAGTAAACCGGGTCAGCTTTGGCATTGAGGAAGGCAAAATAACCGCCATAATCGGAGAATCAGGAAGTGGAAAGAGTACTTTGTTGAAATTGATCTATGGATTATTGGAACCAAGTACTGGTGAAGTGCGATATCGAGGTTGGTTAGTTCCTACAAGAAAAGACAAGTTGATTCCAGGTCATGACGCCATGAAATTGGTTTCCCAGGGTTTTGATGATCTTAATCTTTACGCCAAGGTTTGGGATAATGTGGCATCTCAATTATCAAACACGAATCTGGAACTGAAAGCCAAACGTACTCAGGAAGTTTTGGAACAATTAAGAATTGACCACTTGGCTCAGAAAAGAGTGGCAGACCTTAGTGGTGGTGAAAAACAGCGGGTTGCCATCTCTAGGGCTTTGATCAATGATCCTGAAGTATTGTTGATGGATGAACCTTTTAACCAAGTTGACGCTGCATTCAGGGACGAATTGCAACAGGATATCCAGAACATAGTAGCCAGAACTGGGCTTACCGTTATTTTGGTATCTCATGACCCTGCAGAAGTTCTGGCAATGTCTGATTACCTTTTGGTCATGAAAGCTGGAGAAATTGCAGATTATGGAAAACCAAAGGAATTGTACTCCAAACCCAATACTCCTTATACGGCCAGATTGTTGGCAAAAAGCAATATCCTTTCAGCAAACAAAGCTAAGGTTTTGGGAATTGATACTGGCTCTCTCATATCCATCTTACAAGAGGATATAAATATTGAATCAGATGACAATGGCTCATTTTGGATAAAGGATATCAAATTTCGAGGTTTTTATAATGAGCTGATTGTTGGAAATGATGATTTAACTTTACATACTGTTCAATTTCCAAAAACAGAGATCAAAAAAAATACGAGAATCAAAATTCTCGTATCTTCTTCTCATTCCTTTAAATAGAATTATTTCTTAACCGTCTGTAACCATTCCATCATGACTGCAAACCAATCTCTACTGTCAGTTTTATTGATCAGCCCAAACCCGTGTCCACCTTCTTCATAGGTGAATAGTGTATTGGGAATATTATATGAATTCAATGCTTTCTGATATCTATAGCTATTTTCAATAGGCACAGCTTTGTCATCCTTTGCACTCATCAAAAAGGTAGGCTGATTAGTTTCATCCACTTGTTTTTCTAGTGAAAATAATTCAACATCTTCTGCTTTAAATTGGGGACCTATTAGATTTTGTTTTGATCCTTGATGCGTTACACCTTGTTCCATGGTTAGCACTGGGTAACAAAGGACTGAATAATCAGGTCTCAGATTTGCATTTTCCAAATAAGGTGTTTGCGGGTGTTCGAAAAGATTGGAAAGAGATCCTGCTAGGTGACCGCCAGCGGAGAAACCAATTACAACAACCTGTTTTTTAGGATTTTCTTCACGAATCTGCGCTATAGCATATTGAGCATCCTGTAAAGGACCAAATTTTTTATTGCTCATAGTCTCCTCTTTAGGAATTCTATAAAGCAATACATATGCAGAATATCCCAAATCATTTAATCTTTTTGCAACATCATGCCCTTCATGGTTTATCGCTACACCGGCATATCCACCACCCGGTATCACCAAAAACACCAAATCTTTTTTGGTCTTGTTCTGCTTTATGAACGTAAAGTTTAGGTTTATCCAGTTCTTCCAGACTTTCAACTTTTACCTTTGCGCCAGGAATTTCTTCCGTACCATATAAATATCTCATTTGCCCGGTATCTTGGGCTTTAGAATGCCATGCAATCATGCTCAGAATAAAAAGGATTAAATAGTTTTTCATAGTTTATAAATTTGCCATCACGATCAGGTTGAGATCTTTGCAAGGGATCTGAAACTTCTCGCTCATGTCTTTATTAGTTAGGTTTCCGTGGTATAGATAGATGGCACTTCGAATGCCTTGGTTTGCCCAGATCATATTGTTCATGCCTCCAGCTTCTCCAATTTCAATCAATATTGGAGTAAAAATATTGGTTAGTGCATAAGTGGCAGTCCTGGCAACCCTAGAGGCGATATTAGGCACACAATAGTGTATAACATCGTATTTTCTGAATGTAGGTTTCTCATGGTTAGTGACTTCAGAAGTTTCAAAAACACCTCCTTGGTCAATACTTACATCTATCAAAACTGAATTCGGTTTCATCTTGGAAACGGTATCTTCAGAAATCAAGCATGGTGTTCTACCGTTTTTGGCCCTTACAGCTCCAATCACGACATCGCATGTTTTAACGGCTTTATTGAGAACGATTGGTTGGACCACAGATGTGAAAACTCTGCTGCCAACATTACTCTGCAATCTTCTTAATCTGTAAACAGAACTATCGAATACTTTTTACTTGCGCACCTAAGGCAATGGCTGTCCTTGCAGCAAATTCCCCAACTGTTCCAGCGCCTATAATGACCATTTCAGTTGGAGGTACTCCAGTAACTCCACCTAGCATCAGCCCTTTTCCATCAAATACGTTAGAAAGATATTCTGCAGCTATTAAAACGGAGGTGGCTCCCACGATCTCGCTCATTGCCCTTACAACGGACAGATGTCCGCCTTCATCTTGGAGATATTCAAAAGATAGGGCAGTGATTTGTTTTTTTCATTAATGCCTTAAGGACGTTAAGGTCCATTAAGGATGGTTGTTGAGAACTGAATAGAACCTGACGGTTCTTCATTAATTCTACTTCCTTCAATGTTGGGCTGGAAATTTTTATGATCAAATCGGCTTTATATACTTCCTTTTTGTCATAAACAATGCGTGCTCCTTGTTCACTGTAATGATGATCTTGGAAATTGGAGGCATCACCGGCTCCAGATTCAAGTATGATATCATGTCCATTTTCTACCAACAAACCTACAGACAGAGGTGTCAATGGAATTCGATTTTCCTGAAAGGTATTTTCCTTAGGAATACCAATGGTCAAACTGCCTTTTTTTCGATCTTTAGACAGCAAAGCTTCTTTAG
The Sphingobacterium daejeonense genome window above contains:
- a CDS encoding outer membrane beta-barrel protein gives rise to the protein MNIKNYLLTIASIAFIGSSASAQIVYKKEKNDSTDSKSNSLSIGKVDEEDKDSIKKEISYPRSYGGITFTRVDWGFSRLSDEGSFTLSEENQFMSYKRSSNFGFDIAQYGIRFSDQFKVYLSAGFEWNYWRLKQNIQLLENTSPIDYVELDESANYSKNVITSTYLRLPLSFELRSKQLENGKRVKLAFGAMTGILLKGTQRLKSDANGKQKFKDNYNLQTFQYGAFVRIGYDNLGLFAKYYMNDLFEKSPEQEGLRNLTFGLTLGF
- the tsaE gene encoding tRNA (adenosine(37)-N6)-threonylcarbamoyltransferase complex ATPase subunit type 1 TsaE, which encodes MPEKTTFIKAICDFLNVEDSTSSPTFSIVNEYSSAQGPIYHFDFYRLKNEQEAFDLGYEEYFYSDNYCFIEWPEKIPNLIPEDAAIVQIEVADDQSRTIKLK
- a CDS encoding RNA polymerase sigma factor; amino-acid sequence: MEPNKVIHIWERCKSNERQAQSELYNLFASKMYALCLRYARDQDEANDMLQNGFIKVFSKCEMYEGKGSLEGWIQRVMVNTAIESLRKNKIQFLSTDQLTAREMEFSSTASLNHLDYKDLLNLIKRLPMGYRTVFNLYVIEGYNHKEISEMLNISEGSSKSQLSRARNWLKERIQKMEELGI
- a CDS encoding ABC transporter ATP-binding protein, which produces MAQQSNSCQYIFSDVQKPDLPLIHGSDVSTVFDGKVLVTAVNRVSFGIEEGKITAIIGESGSGKSTLLKLIYGLLEPSTGEVRYRGWLVPTRKDKLIPGHDAMKLVSQGFDDLNLYAKVWDNVASQLSNTNLELKAKRTQEVLEQLRIDHLAQKRVADLSGGEKQRVAISRALINDPEVLLMDEPFNQVDAAFRDELQQDIQNIVARTGLTVILVSHDPAEVLAMSDYLLVMKAGEIADYGKPKELYSKPNTPYTARLLAKSNILSANKAKVLGIDTGSLISILQEDINIESDDNGSFWIKDIKFRGFYNELIVGNDDLTLHTVQFPKTEIKKNTRIKILVSSSHSFK
- a CDS encoding alpha/beta hydrolase; amino-acid sequence: MIPGGGYAGVAINHEGHDVAKRLNDLGYSAYVLLYRIPKEETMSNKKFGPLQDAQYAIAQIREENPKKQVVVIGFSAGGHLAGSLSNLFEHPQTPYLENANLRPDYSVLCYPVLTMEQGVTHQGSKQNLIGPQFKAEDVELFSLEKQVDETNQPTFLMSAKDDKAVPIENSYRYQKALNSYNIPNTLFTYEEGGHGFGLINKTDSRDWFAVMMEWLQTVKK